Proteins encoded together in one Carya illinoinensis cultivar Pawnee chromosome 3, C.illinoinensisPawnee_v1, whole genome shotgun sequence window:
- the LOC122305186 gene encoding heptahelical transmembrane protein 1-like, which yields MSYSEGAVWKRKGKEEMDQTHRRRQTSSPDGHVTNKNKKMVHHEDREKTKRYALVSFWEAPEHMKDNEFIMHYYRANWPLKEALFSLFRWHNETLNVWTHLIGFVLFLGLTVANLMEVPQVADLLGFFTRSIHISAETNVSHYFKDFIADTTKLIDLKHATSREMDITMHEMGTRWPFFVFLSGSMFCLLSSSICHLFSCHSHPLSLLLLRVDYVGITIMIITSFFPPIYYMFQCDPHWQFVYLGGITAMGIFTIATMLSPALSSGKYRGFRALLFSSMGLFGIIPAIHAVFVNWGNPQRNATLAYEAAMAVSYLTGVLVYVSRVPERWKPGWFDLAGHSHQIFHVLVVMGALAHYGASLHILDAQYAITCGRRI from the exons ATGAGTTACAGTGAAGGAGCTGTTtggaagagaaaaggaaaggaggAAATGGATCAGACCCACCGCCGGCGCCAGACCTCATCTCCCGATGGTCATGTcacaaacaagaacaagaagatgGTTCATCATGAGGACCGTGAAAAAACGAAACGATACGCTCTGGTGTCGTTCTGGGAGGCTCCGGAGCACATGAAGGACAACGAGTTCATAATGCATTACTACAGAGCCAACTGGCCTCTCAAGGAAGCTCTCTTCAGCTTATTTCGTTGGCATAACGAAACCCTCAACGTTTGGAC GCATTTAATCGGGTTTGTTTTGTTCTTGGGATTGACTGTGGCGAATTTGATGGAAGTGCCTCAGGTTGCGGATCTTCTTGGCTTCTTTACCAG GTCTATACATATTAGTGCAGAAACAAATGTTTCTCATTATTTCAAAGATTTCATTGCA GATACTACAAAACTCATAGATTTGAAGCATGCAACATCTCGAGAAATGGATATTACCATGCATGAGATGGGCACAAGGTGGCCATTCTTTGTCTTCTTGAGTGGCTCTATGTTTTGCCTCCTCTCAAGCAGCATTTGCCACCTCTTTTCATGCCACTCTCACCCTTTAAGCCTCTTATTATTGCGAGTAGACTATGTTGGAATCACCATCATGATCATCACCTCCTTTTTCCCTCCAATCTACTACATGTTCCAGTGTGACCCTCACTGGCAATTTGTCTACCTTGGTGGTATCACGGCAATGGGGATCTTCACTATTGCCACAATGCTTTCACCTGCACTTTCAAGCGGCAAATACCGGGGATTTAGAGCCTTGTTATTCTCATCCATGGGGTTGTTTGGAATCATCCCTGCAATCCATGCAGTTTTTGTGAACTGGGGCAATCCCCAGCGCAATGCTACCCTAGCATATGAGGCAGCCATGGCAGTATCTTATCTGACAGGAGTATTGGTTTATGTTAGCCGGGTTCCAGAGAGATGGAAGCCAGGGTGGTTCGATTTGGCAGGGCACAGCCATCAAATATTTCATGTTCTGGTGGTCATGGGTGCTTTAGCCCACTATGGTGCCTCGCTCCATATACTAGATGCTCAATACGCTATCACCTGTGGAAGGAGGATTTAG